Genomic DNA from Synechococcus sp. WH 8016:
GTGATCAAAACCTGCGTTCCCACATCCCCTCGCAAGCGTGCTGCTGTGGTTTCGAGTCCCAGCAGAGCAGTGGATTCTCCGTTCACAGCCAGAAGTGCTGCGCCGCTGACCACGCCCGCGTCAGCGGCGGGTGATCCCTCGAGTGCCGCGATCACAACCACTGAATCTTCATCGTTGTGATGGCCCAGTTGAAGCCCTACGCCACTCAGGCTGCCGGAGTTGCTGGACTTCATGACGGAGTAATCGTCAGGTCTCAACAGCCTTGTGTAGGGATCATCGAGGGGTTCAAGCATCGTTTCGATGGCGCTGTAGGCCTGCTCGCTGGTTTCGATCGTCTGCTCAAGAGCTTTCTGGCGTAAGCGCTTCCAATGAATTCGATCGAAACTCGAGGGGTCGACATAGCTCTGATTCACAAGGCGCCAGGTTTCAACCACCAGCTGCTGGGCATCGTTGAGCGCCAGAGCAGGTGCTGGAATTAAGAGGCTGCAAAGCAAAAGGGAGGCAAAGCCGGAGGCCAGCTGCCGCAGGCCTTTTCTCATGTAATTAACAATCGGCAACATCAGCTTCATTCTGTCGCGTCGGCTGGAGCGTCATCGGTAGACTCTCGCAATCCAAACCGACCTTTGCATGGCGAACTCCTCACCTGTCTACGACTGGTTCCAGGAACGTCTTGAAATCCAGGACATCGCTGATGATTTCAGCACCAAGTACGTTCCGCCCCACGTCAATATTTTCTATTGCCTGGGCGGCATCACTCTTGTTTGCTTCCTGATTCAGTTCGCGACCGGGTTCGCGATGACTTTCTATTACAAGCCCACTGTTGCTGAGGCCTACAGCTCAGTTCAGTACCTGATGACAGATGTGAGCTTCGGGTGGCTCATTCGCTCAGTTCACAGATGGAGCGCCTCAATGATGGTGCTCATGCTCATTCTTCACGTCTTCCGCGTGTACCTCACAGGTGGCTTTAAGCGTCCCCGTGAGCTCACCTGGGTAACGGGCGTGACCATGGCCGTGATCACTGTTTCTTTCGGTGTAACCGGTTACTCACTTCCTTGGGATCAAGTCGGTTATTGGGCCGTCAAGATCGTTTCTGGAGTGCCCGCTGCCATTCCAGTGGTTGGTGACTTCATGGTTGAGCTGTTGCGTGGTGGCGAGAGCGTTGGTCAATCCACACTCACTCGCTTCTACAGCCTGCACACGTTTGTGATGCCCTGGCTGCTGGCTGTCTTCATGCTCATGCACTTCTTGATGATCCGTAAGCAAGGCATTTCCGGTCCTTTGTGATCCATTTCA
This window encodes:
- the petB gene encoding cytochrome b6, with product MANSSPVYDWFQERLEIQDIADDFSTKYVPPHVNIFYCLGGITLVCFLIQFATGFAMTFYYKPTVAEAYSSVQYLMTDVSFGWLIRSVHRWSASMMVLMLILHVFRVYLTGGFKRPRELTWVTGVTMAVITVSFGVTGYSLPWDQVGYWAVKIVSGVPAAIPVVGDFMVELLRGGESVGQSTLTRFYSLHTFVMPWLLAVFMLMHFLMIRKQGISGPL